The sequence below is a genomic window from Polynucleobacter sp. MWH-UH19D.
TCCCCTCGGGAATGGGAAACTCCACACGACCTGAGAGCGTTGGCACTTCGATCTCACCACCGATTGTTGCCGTAGCAAAAGAGATTGGCATCTGCACATGCAAATCGCTGCCATCACGCTCAAACACCTTGTGTGGCTTAACGCGTACCTCTACATAGAGATCCCCCGCTGGACCTCCATTGATTCCAGGCTCACCATTGCCAACAGAGCGCACACGCATTCCATCATCAATGCCAGCAGGAATCTTGATCTCGAGTGTTTTTTGCTCTTTATGTTTACCAGTGCCATGGCAAGTTTTACAAGGCTTTGGAATGTATTCACCAGTACCGCGACACTTGGGGCAAGTTTGCTGCATTGAGAAAAAACCTTGCTGCACACGCACTTGACCATGACCATCGCAAGTAGAACATTTTTCTGCTTTTGTACCAGGTTCAGCACCCGTGCCGTGACATGGCTTGCAATCACTCCAGCTAGGCACACGAATCTGGGTGGTATATCCTTCGGCAGCCTGCTCAAGGGTAATGTCCATGTTGTAACGCAAATCCGCGCCTTTGTAGACTTGCGGGCCAGCATGGCGACCACCACCTTGGCCAAAAATGTCTCCAAAAATATCGCCAAAAGCATCCGCGAATCCACCGCCGCCAAACCCACCACCAAAACCACCGCCCATCGATGGATCTACACCAGCATGACCATATTGATCATAAGCAGCACGCTTGTTGGGATCAGATAGTGTTTCGTAGGCTTCTTTTGCCTCTTTAAATTGCGCTTCCGCAGTCTTGCTGTCGGGATTACGGTCTGGGTGGTATTTCATCGCTAGCTTGCGATAAGCTTTTTTCAACTCATCATCACTAGCACCCTTCGCTACACCAAGAACTTCAT
It includes:
- the dnaJ gene encoding molecular chaperone DnaJ, whose protein sequence is MPKSKRDFYEVLGVAKGASDDELKKAYRKLAMKYHPDRNPDSKTAEAQFKEAKEAYETLSDPNKRAAYDQYGHAGVDPSMGGGFGGGFGGGGFADAFGDIFGDIFGQGGGRHAGPQVYKGADLRYNMDITLEQAAEGYTTQIRVPSWSDCKPCHGTGAEPGTKAEKCSTCDGHGQVRVQQGFFSMQQTCPKCRGTGEYIPKPCKTCHGTGKHKEQKTLEIKIPAGIDDGMRVRSVGNGEPGINGGPAGDLYVEVRVKPHKVFERDGSDLHVQMPISFATATIGGEIEVPTLSGRVEFPIPEGTQTGKTFRLRNKGIKGLRSTLVGDLFVHVVVETPVKLTDDQKKLLKQFDDSLKSAGDKHSPQQKGWFDGVKSFFS